A genomic window from Treponema maltophilum ATCC 51939 includes:
- the hemW gene encoding radical SAM family heme chaperone HemW, protein MYLYVHIPFCRSKCSYCDFFSLPIGSGAVPDSYIDALLAEAAYKKKLHRIKNWTTVYIGGGTPSLLSAFQLKKLCAGLFALCPPVSGAEITLEVNCADIAEKNARGFSDYLESASAAGINRISAGIQSLDASVLRCIGRRSSASETVSALENLRLWRAAGKGRRCSCDLIAGLPLLGTQKFKEGLSQVLFYAPDHLSLYSLMIEKGTELERTISSGALAWDADCADEQWLEGKKLLEDSGYVQYEVSNFAKKGFESRHNCAYWRMEDYEGIGSGAVGTVKDFRYANTKDIASYTAFWTDEKKIFRSEISRSEIPQSICASEHLSEKDRILEFLMMGLRMREGISSREFSRRFSLPLEDVIGTVFACWAGRGLAEKCGERYRLTGEGLLFLNDFLTELA, encoded by the coding sequence ATGTATCTTTATGTGCACATTCCGTTTTGCAGATCGAAGTGTTCGTACTGCGATTTCTTTTCGCTTCCGATCGGAAGCGGCGCAGTTCCCGATTCGTATATCGATGCCCTGCTTGCCGAAGCCGCGTATAAGAAAAAACTGCACCGGATAAAAAACTGGACGACCGTGTACATAGGCGGCGGCACACCGAGTTTGCTGTCGGCTTTTCAGCTGAAAAAACTGTGTGCCGGTTTGTTTGCCCTGTGCCCGCCCGTAAGCGGAGCCGAAATAACGCTTGAAGTAAACTGCGCCGACATCGCCGAAAAAAATGCGCGCGGTTTTTCCGATTATCTTGAAAGCGCTTCGGCCGCGGGAATCAACCGTATTTCAGCCGGCATTCAAAGCCTCGACGCTTCGGTTTTGCGCTGTATAGGCCGGCGTTCTTCCGCATCGGAAACCGTGAGCGCTTTGGAAAACTTGCGCCTTTGGCGCGCAGCCGGAAAAGGCCGGCGCTGTTCATGCGATCTTATCGCGGGACTTCCGCTGCTCGGCACTCAAAAATTCAAAGAAGGGCTTTCGCAGGTACTTTTTTATGCGCCCGACCACCTGTCGTTGTATTCCCTTATGATCGAAAAAGGAACCGAACTTGAGCGCACAATTTCTTCCGGCGCTCTCGCCTGGGACGCCGATTGTGCCGACGAACAGTGGCTCGAAGGAAAAAAGTTGCTTGAAGATTCGGGCTATGTTCAGTACGAAGTGTCGAATTTTGCAAAAAAAGGGTTTGAAAGCCGCCACAACTGCGCGTACTGGCGCATGGAAGATTACGAAGGAATCGGTTCGGGTGCCGTCGGCACAGTAAAGGACTTTCGCTATGCAAACACAAAAGATATTGCGTCGTACACCGCGTTTTGGACGGACGAAAAAAAAATCTTCCGCTCCGAAATTTCCCGTTCCGAAATCCCGCAAAGCATATGCGCCTCCGAACATTTAAGCGAAAAAGACCGTATCCTCGAGTTTTTAATGATGGGCCTTCGCATGCGCGAAGGGATAAGTTCGCGCGAATTTTCCCGCAGGTTTTCGCTCCCGCTCGAAGACGTTATCGGAACGGTGTTTGCGTGCTGGGCGGGCAGGGGGCTTGCCGAAAAGTGCGGTGAAAGATACCGTTTGACCGGCGAAGGACTTCTTTTTTTAAACGATTTTCTTACCGAGCTGGCATAA
- the lepB gene encoding signal peptidase I produces the protein MEVTSYDFAFSRRKVLKQKIFLIACIFILVLIGLQLLFRFIICPVSVSSSSMAPGIEKNSALFIIPLGTGRPDFFNVKSVKRGEIVRIASAFPSEKNFFQKSAGFIVSMLTFRRIRPFYRSESGAEEGLFRLIGLPGDTLYMDDYIAYIKERGSTHFLTEFELSSSDYNVKTDILPEAWDTSMGAQGKTDELVLKAGEYFVLCDNRVSAFDSRLAGPVSERRITGKAIVCYYPFGNIKRLF, from the coding sequence ATGGAAGTAACGTCGTATGATTTTGCCTTTTCGCGCCGTAAGGTGCTGAAACAAAAGATTTTTCTTATCGCGTGCATTTTTATACTGGTGCTGATCGGTTTGCAGCTTTTATTCCGTTTTATTATTTGTCCGGTGTCGGTATCGTCGTCTTCCATGGCGCCCGGCATCGAAAAAAACTCGGCTTTATTTATAATCCCGCTCGGCACGGGCCGTCCCGACTTTTTTAACGTAAAAAGCGTAAAACGGGGCGAAATCGTCCGCATCGCATCGGCTTTTCCGTCCGAAAAAAACTTTTTTCAAAAGTCCGCCGGTTTTATCGTGTCGATGCTGACTTTCCGCCGCATCCGTCCCTTTTACCGCAGCGAATCGGGTGCCGAAGAAGGCTTGTTCCGCCTCATCGGGCTTCCGGGCGATACGCTGTATATGGACGATTATATCGCGTATATAAAAGAGCGCGGAAGCACGCATTTTTTAACCGAATTCGAACTTTCATCTTCCGACTACAACGTTAAAACCGATATTTTGCCCGAAGCGTGGGATACTTCGATGGGCGCCCAAGGCAAAACGGACGAGCTTGTGCTTAAAGCGGGCGAATACTTTGTGCTGTGCGACAACCGCGTTTCGGCCTTCGATTCCCGCTTGGCGGGACCCGTTTCCGAACGGAGAATAACCGGCAAAGCGATTGTGTGCTATTATCCGTTCGGAAACATAAAAAGATTGTTCTGA
- a CDS encoding YoaK family protein: protein MKTNSVFILIWIAALTFVSGLLNGTGVLAYASALSHHTGNLTRAAVELSRLNIHSALHILTLPASFFTGAFISGLLFHEKNFEFSKRYGILLMSFSLVFMYLGVFNTAAMPSTLFICLVLGIQNGMFIFYKGILIRTAHFTGYLTDAALCLGSVFRGKAEGDKKKSDLKKSLFYLLSILCFTAGGMCSVFINVPGVFFTAAVLYFICGLCYFILRKLRQRN from the coding sequence ATGAAAACAAACAGTGTTTTTATTTTAATATGGATAGCCGCACTTACCTTTGTTTCGGGGCTTTTAAACGGAACGGGCGTTTTAGCGTATGCAAGCGCTTTAAGCCATCATACGGGCAACCTCACCCGCGCGGCCGTCGAATTGTCGCGATTGAATATTCATTCCGCCTTGCATATATTGACCTTGCCCGCTTCGTTTTTTACGGGTGCCTTTATTTCGGGTTTGCTTTTTCATGAAAAAAACTTTGAATTTTCAAAACGCTACGGGATCCTTCTGATGAGTTTTTCCCTCGTATTTATGTATCTCGGAGTCTTTAATACCGCCGCCATGCCGAGTACCCTTTTTATATGCCTTGTTTTGGGAATACAAAACGGTATGTTTATTTTCTACAAGGGAATTTTAATCCGTACCGCCCACTTTACCGGTTATTTGACGGACGCGGCCCTGTGTTTGGGAAGCGTATTTCGCGGCAAAGCGGAAGGCGACAAAAAGAAAAGCGATTTAAAAAAGAGTTTATTTTATCTTTTAAGCATCTTATGTTTTACGGCCGGAGGTATGTGTTCGGTTTTTATAAACGTACCCGGCGTTTTTTTTACCGCCGCCGTTTTATACTTTATCTGCGGCCTGTGTTATTTTATACTGCGAAAATTACGGCAGAGGAATTAA
- a CDS encoding glucose-1-phosphate adenylyltransferase, producing MPKVLSIILGGGKGSRLYPLTKERSKPAVPFGGNHRIVDIPISNCINSNFKQIYLLTQFNSASLHMHITAAYNFDRFSQGFVEILAAEQTLEHSGWYEGTADAVRKNFVHFKTRKPTHYIILSGDQLYQMDLNAYLQYHLENKAEITIATTAVNRADASGFGIMKINKDRNITEFMEKPAPDADISDWIIPDESRTPGAVQGKDYLASMGIYIFNADVLEKSLDNDYTDFGREVIPEALKRYKVFSYIYDGYWEDIGTIRSFYDATLDLAAVTPRFNFYDENNPIFTEPRNLPPSKANYAHMTRCIASEGCVITEASIIDSVIGIRSIIERNSTLEGVVCMGADFYETVSQKQENRAKGIPDIGIGCNTHIKRAIIDKNARIGDNCSIGCRGPVADGETPQYLVSDGIIVIKKNAVIPDNTVI from the coding sequence GTGCCTAAAGTATTATCAATTATTCTCGGCGGCGGAAAAGGAAGCAGATTGTATCCGCTTACAAAAGAACGTTCAAAGCCGGCCGTTCCCTTCGGAGGCAATCACCGGATTGTCGATATTCCGATTTCAAACTGCATCAATTCGAATTTTAAACAAATATATTTGCTTACCCAATTCAATTCGGCTTCGCTTCATATGCATATTACGGCGGCCTACAACTTCGACCGCTTTTCGCAAGGCTTTGTCGAAATTCTTGCCGCGGAACAAACGCTCGAACATTCCGGCTGGTACGAAGGAACCGCCGACGCGGTGCGCAAAAACTTTGTCCATTTTAAAACGCGCAAGCCCACCCACTACATCATTCTTTCCGGCGATCAATTATATCAAATGGATTTGAACGCGTATCTGCAATATCATTTGGAAAACAAGGCGGAAATAACGATTGCGACGACCGCCGTAAACCGCGCCGACGCTTCGGGCTTCGGCATTATGAAAATAAACAAAGACCGCAACATAACCGAATTTATGGAAAAACCCGCCCCCGACGCGGACATAAGCGATTGGATAATTCCCGATGAAAGCAGAACGCCGGGCGCCGTACAGGGCAAAGATTATCTTGCCTCGATGGGAATCTATATTTTCAATGCCGATGTGCTCGAAAAATCATTGGACAACGACTATACCGATTTCGGCCGCGAAGTGATTCCCGAAGCTTTAAAACGGTACAAAGTGTTTTCATATATTTACGACGGCTATTGGGAAGATATCGGTACGATCCGCAGTTTTTACGATGCGACGCTCGACCTTGCGGCGGTTACGCCGCGGTTCAACTTTTACGATGAAAACAATCCCATTTTTACCGAACCGCGCAACCTCCCCCCGTCAAAAGCGAATTACGCCCATATGACCCGCTGTATTGCAAGCGAAGGCTGCGTTATAACCGAAGCGTCCATTATAGATTCGGTTATCGGGATTCGCAGCATTATCGAGCGGAATTCGACTTTGGAAGGCGTCGTGTGCATGGGCGCGGACTTTTACGAAACGGTTTCTCAAAAGCAGGAAAACCGCGCAAAAGGCATCCCCGACATAGGAATCGGCTGCAATACGCACATAAAACGGGCGATTATCGATAAAAACGCGCGTATCGGCGATAACTGCAGCATCGGCTGCCGGGGCCCCGTCGCGGACGGCGAAACGCCTCAGTATTTGGTGTCGGACGGCATTATTGTCATAAAGAAAAACGCCGTCATCCCCGACAACACCGTTATATAA
- a CDS encoding SPOR domain-containing protein — MIQKTITKIAASVLFFLLFVSASKPSLDGRAVVAPQGELPPGLYVKSAAFLPGDTVLITNPAAKVSIEALVFASFSASDGIAVVLSPEAAKLLFIERGSNSIVQVTKNGGDMELSVLSKAYDALPLNEEPAVEAVGAIEDAQPELPVAVAEAQAAETEDTGVFTPFAEQGSEEVEQPQIAESDEVLPEPDEAPAEVAAAPAAEEESAETEIPADIEDKNEETALAEVQPAEAEEAPAEEVPAEIAAADEVPAESEEVTEDIVEVAAAPAAEEESAEPEIPADIEDKSEKSALVEAQPAETEDVPAEEVPAEIAEAEEVLPEPDEAPVEIAAADEAPAESEEVTHEAEEPVNEPNVLIAAEDNPPENTESVFDEPIVETAVANDTDNTETLPDYFAHVQEVPQEVSAEPVPVETPHTKAIDSNAFAARNENLERYIIQNVREFGKGTYCIQLATYKDPANIAGFIEKYADKYPVRLASSEKIGGAYQVLIGPLNKDEYPVVLKRFVAWGFKDAFLREIR; from the coding sequence ATGATACAAAAGACGATTACGAAAATAGCCGCTTCGGTTTTGTTTTTTTTGCTTTTTGTTTCCGCTTCCAAGCCCTCGCTTGACGGCAGGGCGGTGGTCGCGCCGCAGGGAGAATTGCCGCCCGGTTTGTACGTAAAATCAGCCGCGTTTTTGCCCGGCGATACGGTGTTGATTACGAATCCCGCCGCAAAGGTAAGCATCGAGGCTTTGGTTTTTGCAAGCTTCAGCGCATCCGACGGTATTGCGGTCGTTTTGTCGCCCGAAGCGGCAAAGCTGCTCTTTATCGAACGCGGCTCGAACAGTATCGTTCAGGTTACGAAAAACGGCGGCGATATGGAGCTTTCCGTTTTATCCAAAGCCTATGACGCGCTGCCCTTGAACGAAGAACCCGCGGTGGAAGCGGTCGGCGCAATCGAAGACGCTCAGCCGGAGCTGCCGGTTGCAGTTGCCGAAGCTCAAGCTGCCGAAACGGAAGATACGGGCGTTTTTACGCCCTTTGCCGAACAAGGCAGTGAAGAAGTTGAACAGCCCCAGATTGCCGAATCGGATGAAGTTTTGCCCGAGCCGGACGAAGCTCCCGCGGAAGTTGCCGCCGCCCCCGCTGCCGAAGAAGAAAGCGCCGAGACTGAAATTCCTGCCGACATCGAAGACAAAAACGAAGAAACGGCGCTTGCCGAAGTTCAACCGGCCGAGGCGGAAGAAGCACCTGCCGAGGAAGTTCCTGCGGAAATCGCCGCGGCTGATGAAGTGCCGGCTGAAAGCGAAGAAGTTACGGAGGATATCGTAGAAGTTGCCGCTGCTCCCGCTGCCGAAGAAGAAAGCGCCGAGCCTGAAATTCCTGCCGACATCGAAGACAAAAGCGAAAAATCGGCGCTTGTCGAAGCCCAACCGGCCGAAACGGAGGATGTGCCTGCCGAGGAAGTTCCTGCGGAAATCGCCGAGGCGGAAGAAGTTTTACCCGAGCCCGACGAAGCTCCCGTGGAAATCGCCGCAGCCGATGAAGCGCCGGCTGAAAGCGAAGAAGTTACACACGAGGCCGAAGAACCCGTAAACGAGCCGAATGTTTTAATTGCCGCCGAGGACAATCCGCCCGAGAATACCGAAAGCGTATTCGACGAACCGATTGTCGAAACTGCCGTTGCGAACGATACCGACAATACGGAAACGCTGCCGGATTATTTTGCGCATGTTCAGGAAGTCCCTCAGGAAGTGTCTGCGGAGCCCGTGCCTGTGGAAACGCCGCATACAAAGGCAATCGATTCAAACGCTTTTGCGGCGCGGAACGAAAATCTTGAGCGCTACATTATTCAAAACGTGCGGGAATTCGGCAAAGGCACCTATTGCATTCAGCTTGCGACGTACAAAGACCCTGCGAACATTGCCGGTTTTATCGAAAAATATGCCGACAAATATCCGGTCCGCCTTGCTTCTTCGGAAAAAATCGGCGGCGCATACCAAGTGCTTATAGGCCCGCTCAATAAAGACGAGTATCCGGTTGTGTTAAAGCGCTTTGTTGCGTGGGGCTTTAAAGACGCCTTTTTGCGCGAAATACGCTGA
- the loaP gene encoding antiterminator LoaP: protein MKYFAVQVRTLKEDAYIQRLNDYLSFRADKQDFMFPKRRLSIRRMGKTTDEIRPIFPGYIFVAAETIDPELFAVMRSTRDFTRFLKNNKEITPITGHDLSVLQHFLSFGAVADTSVVSFDKDDRIVVKSGPMQGLEGFIVKVDKRKRRAKISLDFAKETFLIDLAFDVLEENPNELQR from the coding sequence ATGAAATATTTTGCGGTGCAAGTGCGGACTTTAAAAGAAGATGCTTACATACAAAGGCTGAACGATTATTTGAGCTTCCGCGCCGACAAACAGGACTTTATGTTTCCCAAACGAAGATTGAGTATACGGCGCATGGGAAAAACGACGGACGAAATACGCCCGATTTTTCCCGGTTATATTTTCGTCGCCGCCGAAACAATCGATCCGGAACTTTTTGCCGTTATGCGCAGTACGCGCGATTTTACGCGGTTTTTAAAAAATAATAAAGAAATTACGCCGATAACGGGACACGATTTGTCGGTTTTGCAGCATTTTTTAAGTTTCGGCGCCGTAGCCGATACGTCCGTCGTAAGCTTCGATAAAGACGACCGCATTGTCGTTAAATCCGGCCCGATGCAGGGTTTGGAAGGTTTTATCGTAAAAGTGGACAAGCGTAAGCGCCGGGCGAAAATATCGCTCGATTTTGCAAAAGAAACTTTTTTGATCGATCTTGCCTTTGATGTTTTGGAGGAAAACCCGAATGAATTACAGCGGTAA
- a CDS encoding polysaccharide biosynthesis protein — MNYSGKYIYIIGAGFAGQMIAAEINRKKIFGKIAAFIDDDPDLIGKTVDNIPVLGPIDQFISFLRHTDRDEAIIAMPSASKERIKKVYETLTKAGFSRIKILPALSQIIDGSAHLVQAREIDPLDVLGRTPVTVSLKESLAYLRGKRVLITGAGGSIGSELARQLLSGGAQRLYLFGHGENSIYQIDKELHILQKEGIGEKAVVVPVIGDLKNREYMRYILSKLQASVIFHCAAYKHVPLMEENPVAVMENNVFGTKNLLDAAAENGVERFVLISTDKAVEPVSVYGVSKMLCEKLVLETARNIQIPGAYMFVRFGNVLGSRGSILPLFAEQLKTGGPLTVTDPNMKRFFMTIPEACSLVLKTGGVGINAASYLLDMGDPIKIEDIARQFIRFSGLEPETDVAIRYIGLRPGERLEEPLWTKEENPEPTEHPKILKLNCSQGSFPLDKLLKKLYPICVEGPKDVYRSRSKLLEILTEAIPSFKDAYHDKL; from the coding sequence ATGAATTACAGCGGTAAATATATCTACATCATCGGCGCAGGTTTTGCCGGACAAATGATCGCCGCGGAAATCAACCGAAAAAAAATCTTCGGGAAAATCGCCGCCTTTATAGACGACGATCCGGACCTCATCGGAAAAACCGTCGACAACATTCCCGTACTCGGCCCCATCGACCAATTCATTTCGTTTTTGCGGCATACCGACCGCGACGAAGCTATTATTGCGATGCCGTCGGCTTCAAAAGAGCGCATAAAAAAAGTATACGAAACGCTTACCAAAGCCGGCTTCAGCCGCATTAAAATACTTCCGGCTTTGTCGCAAATTATCGACGGAAGCGCCCACTTGGTTCAAGCGCGTGAAATAGACCCGCTCGACGTTTTGGGACGCACGCCCGTTACCGTTTCGCTCAAAGAAAGCTTGGCGTACCTGCGCGGCAAGCGCGTCCTCATAACGGGAGCCGGCGGCTCAATCGGCTCGGAACTTGCGCGCCAACTGCTTTCCGGCGGCGCACAGCGTCTGTATCTTTTCGGGCACGGTGAAAATTCGATTTACCAAATCGACAAAGAATTGCATATTTTGCAAAAAGAAGGAATCGGCGAAAAAGCCGTTGTTGTTCCTGTTATAGGCGATTTGAAAAACCGCGAATACATGCGCTATATTCTTTCAAAATTACAGGCATCCGTTATTTTTCACTGCGCGGCGTATAAACACGTGCCGCTTATGGAAGAAAATCCGGTCGCCGTTATGGAAAACAACGTGTTCGGTACCAAAAACCTTTTGGATGCGGCGGCCGAAAACGGCGTCGAACGCTTTGTGCTCATATCGACCGACAAGGCCGTAGAGCCGGTTTCCGTATACGGCGTATCGAAAATGCTGTGTGAAAAACTGGTGCTCGAAACCGCCCGAAACATACAGATTCCGGGCGCCTATATGTTCGTCCGCTTCGGCAACGTGCTCGGCTCGCGCGGCTCCATTTTGCCCCTGTTCGCCGAACAGCTGAAAACGGGCGGCCCGCTTACCGTAACCGATCCGAACATGAAGCGTTTTTTTATGACGATCCCCGAAGCCTGTTCCCTTGTTTTAAAAACGGGCGGTGTCGGCATAAACGCGGCTTCCTACCTTTTGGATATGGGAGATCCGATAAAAATAGAAGACATAGCGCGCCAGTTTATCCGTTTTTCGGGCTTGGAGCCGGAAACCGATGTCGCCATCCGCTATATCGGTTTACGTCCCGGCGAGCGACTCGAAGAGCCGCTGTGGACAAAAGAAGAAAATCCCGAGCCGACGGAACATCCGAAAATTCTTAAATTAAACTGTTCACAAGGCTCTTTTCCCTTAGACAAGTTATTAAAAAAGCTGTATCCTATATGCGTAGAAGGACCGAAAGACGTTTATCGCAGCCGCAGTAAACTTTTGGAAATTCTGACTGAAGCGATTCCCTCTTTTAAGGATGCGTACCATGATAAACTCTGA
- a CDS encoding DegT/DnrJ/EryC1/StrS family aminotransferase — translation MINSENAESVPFFLPSIGQEEEQAVLRVMRSGWLTTGKETLAFEKEFADYVGCTYALAVNSATSGLMLAMASCGIREGTKILTSPYTFVSTATSALHLGGGIVYADIEKNGYGIDPEQIEQKLKKDRSIRAIVPIHIAGNLCNMKEIKKLADSYGVKIIEDAAHSFPSETAEGYAGTLGDAGVFSFYATKTITTGEGGMLCTNDKKIADTVRTLRMHGIDRNVWDRYTSNNASWLYDVVESGFKCNMPDILAAIGREQLKKARTLFEERKKIAARYTAAFKNCDFLECPPDGEGNAWHLYLLRIRAQKLSINRDEFCRLLQQKGINISVHFIPHFYFTFFKKRYRLNAANFPHAQKQYESTITLPLWPGMSEEAVDRVIKTVTEIGKNNYEV, via the coding sequence ATGATAAACTCTGAAAATGCCGAATCCGTTCCGTTTTTTTTGCCTTCAATCGGGCAGGAAGAAGAACAGGCCGTTTTGCGCGTTATGCGTTCCGGCTGGCTTACGACCGGCAAAGAAACCCTCGCCTTTGAAAAAGAATTTGCCGACTATGTCGGCTGTACCTATGCTTTGGCGGTCAACAGCGCAACTTCGGGTCTCATGCTTGCAATGGCATCCTGCGGTATTCGCGAAGGAACGAAGATTCTTACCAGCCCCTACACCTTTGTATCCACGGCGACCTCGGCCCTGCATTTGGGCGGCGGTATCGTATACGCCGATATTGAAAAAAACGGCTACGGCATAGATCCCGAACAAATAGAACAAAAGCTCAAAAAAGACCGCTCCATCCGCGCGATCGTGCCGATCCATATCGCCGGCAATTTGTGTAATATGAAAGAGATAAAAAAGCTTGCCGATTCCTACGGCGTAAAAATCATAGAAGATGCGGCGCACTCTTTTCCGTCGGAAACGGCCGAAGGCTATGCGGGCACCTTGGGCGATGCGGGCGTTTTTTCGTTTTATGCGACAAAAACGATTACAACCGGCGAAGGCGGAATGCTTTGCACAAACGATAAAAAAATAGCCGATACGGTACGCACTTTGCGCATGCACGGCATCGACCGCAACGTATGGGACCGCTACACGTCGAATAACGCGTCGTGGTTGTACGACGTCGTCGAATCGGGTTTTAAATGCAATATGCCCGACATTTTAGCCGCCATAGGGCGCGAACAGCTTAAAAAAGCCCGAACGCTCTTTGAAGAACGCAAAAAAATCGCAGCCCGCTATACAGCCGCTTTTAAAAACTGCGATTTTTTGGAATGTCCGCCCGACGGCGAAGGCAATGCGTGGCACTTGTACTTGCTGCGCATACGGGCACAAAAACTGTCGATCAATCGGGACGAATTCTGTCGCCTTTTGCAGCAAAAGGGAATCAACATTTCGGTACATTTTATTCCGCATTTTTATTTTACTTTTTTCAAAAAGCGCTACAGACTGAACGCCGCCAATTTTCCCCACGCGCAAAAACAATACGAATCGACGATAACTTTACCCCTGTGGCCCGGCATGAGTGAAGAAGCGGTCGACCGGGTAATAAAAACGGTTACGGAAATCGGTAAAAACAATTATGAAGTTTGA
- a CDS encoding xanthine dehydrogenase family protein molybdopterin-binding subunit, translating to MKFDSDKSVKIYDSNSFYGDRPEDFFLSAVLVRSPVPDGTIRSIEHASLPEGYSLFTAKDIPGENAVHTFEAEFPVFASENISYEGEPVGILVGPDYGVLLRLLSELNITYTRAIPDEKEKEVLASRKYGFGNFERAWKNAKLKADKTYCLNLQLPSCAETDGAFCRVQGKTLSLYTPTCWTSHLYRNMSSALNLDKSHIQLYKTNVPFSHKNSPWHNTALSVQCAIAALLSKQNVLLRLSRSEQLLYIEKPLPVKIRHKTAIDSEGVITAASMRIEIDAGAFNPFIAPLVDRLAVSCTNMYKIQNLSVEALAYRSHTSGGSPSLSWADYHGFYAMESQIQELARLANLNSVDVRLRNINAGKDLQKDFPLRFETTPACNVINDVVQKSDFYRKHAAYKLNTYKAESLFSSVPVRGIGFACAYEGSGFLGTEIDSLKQSLEVSMEKDGSAVIYANAPSATVSSIWKNIAAELLSIPVKSVTIDASPRTEESELPETMVSNISVMTQLVKKCCVAIQKLRFRQPLPIRVKRSFVPGKKNVWDNESFGGTPFYTASWAAAAAEIELNPKTYTYGVRTVWISIDGGTILYDSKAEHVVNRCVKALFSCSEEFQTNPVPAVFVNFVPGGTEPKQIGELVFDVLPAAICSAVSQALQKRLTDFPINPNTIYDAVKETEKEEDRAHTAENQS from the coding sequence ATGAAGTTTGACTCTGACAAATCGGTAAAAATATACGATTCGAATTCGTTTTACGGCGACAGGCCGGAAGACTTTTTTCTGAGCGCCGTTTTGGTAAGAAGTCCGGTTCCGGACGGAACAATACGTTCGATAGAGCACGCCTCCTTGCCCGAAGGCTACAGCCTGTTTACGGCAAAAGACATTCCCGGCGAAAACGCCGTGCACACATTCGAAGCGGAATTTCCCGTCTTTGCTTCCGAAAATATTTCGTACGAAGGAGAGCCCGTCGGAATTCTTGTCGGGCCCGATTACGGCGTTCTGTTACGCCTTTTGTCCGAGCTGAACATTACATACACGCGCGCCATTCCCGACGAAAAAGAAAAAGAAGTTTTGGCTTCCCGGAAATACGGATTCGGCAATTTTGAACGCGCGTGGAAAAACGCGAAACTAAAAGCGGATAAAACGTATTGCCTCAACCTGCAGCTTCCCTCCTGCGCGGAAACGGACGGCGCTTTTTGCCGCGTGCAGGGAAAAACGCTGAGCCTGTATACGCCGACGTGCTGGACAAGTCATCTGTATCGGAACATGTCGTCGGCTTTGAACCTCGACAAGTCACACATTCAGCTGTATAAAACGAACGTTCCCTTTTCGCATAAAAATTCGCCCTGGCACAATACCGCTTTAAGCGTTCAATGCGCCATCGCCGCTCTCCTTTCCAAGCAAAACGTTTTACTACGGCTTTCGCGCAGCGAACAGCTTTTGTATATCGAAAAGCCGCTTCCGGTAAAGATCCGGCATAAAACGGCAATAGACAGCGAAGGCGTCATAACCGCCGCATCTATGCGCATTGAAATCGACGCGGGCGCCTTTAATCCGTTCATCGCGCCGCTTGTAGACAGGCTCGCCGTTTCGTGTACGAATATGTACAAAATACAAAACCTCAGCGTCGAAGCCCTTGCCTACCGCTCGCACACGAGCGGCGGCTCCCCGTCATTGAGCTGGGCCGATTACCACGGATTTTACGCGATGGAATCGCAGATACAGGAATTGGCCCGCCTTGCGAATTTAAATTCGGTAGACGTGCGCTTACGCAATATAAACGCCGGAAAAGATCTGCAAAAAGATTTTCCGCTCCGATTCGAAACGACACCTGCATGCAACGTTATAAACGACGTTGTGCAAAAAAGCGATTTTTACCGCAAACACGCCGCCTATAAATTGAACACATATAAGGCCGAATCTTTATTTTCATCCGTGCCGGTACGCGGCATCGGTTTTGCATGCGCATACGAAGGAAGCGGTTTTTTGGGCACCGAAATCGATTCGTTAAAACAAAGTTTGGAAGTTTCAATGGAAAAGGACGGAAGCGCCGTTATCTACGCGAACGCGCCGTCGGCAACCGTTTCGAGCATTTGGAAAAACATAGCCGCCGAACTTTTATCGATTCCCGTAAAATCGGTTACAATCGACGCAAGCCCCCGGACTGAAGAAAGCGAACTGCCGGAAACCATGGTTAGCAACATAAGCGTTATGACCCAGCTCGTAAAAAAATGCTGCGTCGCAATTCAAAAACTCCGTTTCCGCCAGCCCCTTCCGATACGCGTAAAACGCAGTTTTGTGCCGGGCAAAAAAAACGTGTGGGACAACGAGTCTTTCGGCGGTACGCCCTTTTACACCGCTTCGTGGGCCGCCGCAGCCGCCGAAATCGAACTGAACCCGAAAACGTATACCTACGGCGTACGCACTGTTTGGATCAGCATAGACGGCGGAACCATCTTATACGACTCCAAAGCGGAGCACGTCGTCAACCGATGCGTTAAAGCCCTTTTTTCGTGTTCCGAAGAATTTCAAACCAATCCGGTACCTGCCGTCTTTGTAAACTTTGTACCGGGCGGAACCGAACCGAAACAAATCGGCGAGCTGGTCTTCGACGTGCTGCCTGCGGCAATCTGCAGCGCCGTATCTCAAGCGCTGCAAAAACGGCTGACCGATTTTCCCATCAACCCGAATACGATATACGATGCCGTAAAAGAAACGGAAAAGGAGGAAGATCGTGCGCATACCGCTGAAAATCAATCATAA